The genomic interval ATGCCATTGTAGATCAACAAATTTCAAATGATCCGAGGTGCATTCTGGTAGAAAACACCTTGTCAGAGTTGCAAAAAATGGCTTCGATTAACCGCCAGCAATGCAAAGCAAAAATCATTGCAATAACGGGTTCGAACGGAAAAACAACAAGCAAAGAACTAATGTTTTCCATTTTCAAGTTGGTATTTCCAACAATTGCAACAGAGGGTAATTTGAATAACCATATTGGCGTTCCTCTGACCTTGCTTCGGATAGACCATAACACGGAATTTGCAATTGTGGAAATGGGTGCAAACCATCCCGGTAATATTGCAGAACTATGTAAAATAGCAGATCCTGATGTTGGCATCATTACGAGCATAGGAAAAGCTCATTTAGAAGGTTTTGGCAGTTTTGAAAAAGTGATAGCAACGAAACTGGAACTTTTTGATTACTTGTCGGCTAAAAATCGACCTTGTTTTTATAATTTATTTTCAACGCTAATCGCAAATTTATTTGAAACAAAATCCAGTTCCATTTCATTTGGCGATGTCCATACAAATGCTCATTATAAAGCGAAACTCATGCAATCCTTTCCAACGATTGTAATGGAATATTTTGCAGATCAACACAAAGTAGAAATGCAGTCAAAATTATTTGGCTCCTATAATTTTCAAAATATGGTAGCGGCTGCAAGTGTTGCATCTTTTTTTGGCATCCAGATCGAGGATATTAAACAAGGTATTGAATCTTATGTCCCTGCAAACATGAGATCCCAGGTACTTACGATGGATCACAATACAATCATTCTAGATGCTTACAATGCAAATCCAAGTTCTATGCGCGAAGCTATAGAAGCATTTGATCTCATGCAGTTTGAACAGAAATGGATTATTCTTGGTGAAATGGCAGAGTTAGGTGAATATAAAGAAACAGAACATAGCGAACTTTATAATTTGGTTGTTGGAAAAAAATTCGATAAGAAAATTTTTGTAGGCACTATTTTTGAAAATTATGCTACTTCTCAAAATGTGCTTGTGTTTCCGGATGTTCAAATCTGTAAAAATTGGTTGCAGGAGCATTGGCCAAATCATACAGCACTATTTATTAAAGGCTCAAGGTCTTCAGGATTAGAAAAACTTATCCATTAATCATTTCCAGAATTCTACTTGGAATTTGATCTTTTGCAGTCGCTAAATATTCATCGTATGTACAAGGAATTAACTGATTTGAAAATTCATTTTCTATAAGAGGTTCTTCAAACCACCATTTTCCTGAATTTTCTGATTTGTAAAATTTTAAAATATAATCCAGATTTTTAATTTCAACCAGATATTGAGTCATTGAAGCTCGATTTGTATTTTGATCTAATTGTTTTAAATGGCAACCTTCCCAAAAATACCAAACCATTTGAGATACTAAAGCAGAAGTTATTTTTTCAGGATCTTTATTTTCATTCC from Saprospiraceae bacterium carries:
- the murF gene encoding UDP-N-acetylmuramoyl-tripeptide--D-alanyl-D-alanine ligase, whose amino-acid sequence is MNLPVSYKRYLDQDRKLFTDTRKLIPEGVFIALQGPNFNGNTYAQEALERGAAYAIVDQQISNDPRCILVENTLSELQKMASINRQQCKAKIIAITGSNGKTTSKELMFSIFKLVFPTIATEGNLNNHIGVPLTLLRIDHNTEFAIVEMGANHPGNIAELCKIADPDVGIITSIGKAHLEGFGSFEKVIATKLELFDYLSAKNRPCFYNLFSTLIANLFETKSSSISFGDVHTNAHYKAKLMQSFPTIVMEYFADQHKVEMQSKLFGSYNFQNMVAAASVASFFGIQIEDIKQGIESYVPANMRSQVLTMDHNTIILDAYNANPSSMREAIEAFDLMQFEQKWIILGEMAELGEYKETEHSELYNLVVGKKFDKKIFVGTIFENYATSQNVLVFPDVQICKNWLQEHWPNHTALFIKGSRSSGLEKLIH